A window from gamma proteobacterium SS-5 encodes these proteins:
- a CDS encoding L,D-transpeptidase, which translates to MEDRLIHISIQEQRLRLLQGDQALLDCAISTARNGPGEENGSGCTPRGWHRIRIKIGEGCPAGTVFIGRRPTGEVYSSDLAAANPQRDWILTRILWLSGMEPGRNRGGMRDSLRRFIYIHGTPASEPMGLARSHGCIRMRDADLLYLFERVRAGDPVLIEA; encoded by the coding sequence TTGGAAGACCGATTGATCCACATATCGATTCAAGAGCAGCGCCTGCGTCTGTTGCAGGGGGATCAGGCACTGCTGGACTGCGCCATCTCCACCGCCCGCAACGGCCCGGGGGAGGAAAACGGCAGCGGGTGCACTCCCCGTGGCTGGCATCGGATCCGCATCAAGATAGGCGAGGGCTGCCCGGCGGGCACGGTGTTTATCGGCCGACGCCCCACCGGCGAGGTCTATTCCAGCGACCTGGCCGCAGCCAATCCCCAGCGTGACTGGATCCTCACCCGCATTCTCTGGCTCAGTGGCATGGAGCCCGGACGCAACCGGGGTGGCATGCGGGACAGCCTGCGCCGCTTCATCTATATCCACGGCACCCCGGCGAGTGAACCCATGGGGCTGGCCCGCTCCCACGGCTGTATCCGTATGCGCGATGCCGACCTGTTGTACCTGTTTGAGCGGGTACGGGCCGGCGATCCGGTGCTGATCGAGGCCTGA
- a CDS encoding flagellar basal body-associated FliL family protein yields the protein MKPLEKSLTRTALALLLGLALSLALPAWAADEKEKEEEAKPLPTPAYLALPSIVVNMNKGARHSRFEVQLMIHDKEKLSDIRLHQAALSNELIMLMSEEDGAVLKTAKGKEAFRQKALEACNQVLTELTRIEQPLRDLFFTTFFVH from the coding sequence ATGAAACCATTAGAAAAGTCACTGACCAGGACCGCCCTGGCGCTCTTGCTTGGCCTGGCCTTGAGTCTGGCCCTGCCGGCCTGGGCGGCAGATGAAAAGGAGAAAGAAGAAGAGGCCAAGCCATTGCCCACCCCGGCCTATCTGGCCCTGCCGTCCATAGTGGTAAACATGAACAAGGGGGCCAGGCATTCCCGCTTCGAGGTACAGTTGATGATTCACGACAAGGAAAAGCTGTCGGATATACGCCTGCACCAGGCGGCGTTGAGCAATGAGCTGATCATGCTCATGTCCGAAGAGGATGGTGCCGTGCTGAAGACCGCCAAGGGCAAGGAGGCCTTTCGGCAAAAGGCCCTGGAGGCCTGCAATCAAGTGCTTACAGAGCTGACGCGCATAGAGCAGCCCCTGCGCGACCTGTTTTTCACCACCTTTTTCGTACACTGA
- the nagZ gene encoding beta-N-acetylhexosaminidase: MSHGPVMFDLTGLSLTDEERQMLQHPATGGVILFSRNYASPEQLIELTGQIHQARRPRLLIAVDQEGGRVQRFQAGFTRLPPAAYLGQAHDIHPQQARDWAEHLGWLMAAELRACGVDFSFAPVLDLGKPESRVIADRGLHLRPDVVSDLAMHWMHGVREAGMANVGKHFPGHGSLVEDSHLELPVDGRSLEDLLMEDLIPFERAIANNLEAIMPAHVIYRRVDPQPAGFSRFWLQDILRQRFGFQGVIFSDDLNMAAAAEAGDYRQRARVAVEAGCDMVLICNNRPAALQVLDEMRDYANPIAQTRILRMHGRKEITLKKLHLDPRWRKAVQIADDALLANANPQLDL; encoded by the coding sequence ATGAGCCACGGCCCCGTCATGTTTGATCTTACCGGTCTTTCGCTGACCGATGAAGAACGCCAAATGCTACAACATCCTGCCACCGGCGGGGTGATTCTGTTCAGCCGCAACTACGCATCCCCCGAGCAATTGATCGAACTGACCGGGCAGATCCATCAGGCGCGCCGGCCCAGGCTGCTGATCGCCGTCGATCAGGAAGGGGGTAGGGTACAGCGCTTTCAGGCGGGTTTCACCCGCCTGCCGCCTGCCGCCTATCTGGGTCAGGCGCATGATATCCATCCCCAGCAGGCACGTGACTGGGCCGAGCATCTGGGCTGGCTGATGGCGGCGGAACTGCGCGCCTGTGGGGTGGACTTCAGCTTTGCCCCGGTGCTCGATCTGGGCAAGCCGGAGAGCCGGGTGATTGCCGACCGTGGCCTGCACCTCAGGCCCGATGTGGTAAGCGACCTGGCCATGCACTGGATGCACGGCGTGCGCGAGGCGGGCATGGCCAATGTGGGCAAGCATTTTCCCGGCCACGGTAGCCTGGTGGAGGATTCCCACCTGGAACTGCCGGTGGATGGGCGCAGCCTGGAGGATCTGCTGATGGAGGACCTGATCCCCTTCGAGCGGGCCATCGCCAATAACCTGGAGGCGATCATGCCGGCCCATGTCATCTATCGCCGGGTAGATCCCCAACCGGCGGGCTTTTCCCGCTTCTGGCTACAGGATATCCTGCGTCAGCGGTTTGGTTTTCAGGGGGTGATCTTCAGCGATGACCTCAACATGGCCGCCGCTGCCGAGGCGGGTGATTACCGGCAACGGGCCAGGGTGGCAGTCGAAGCGGGTTGCGATATGGTGCTGATCTGCAATAATCGCCCGGCAGCCCTGCAAGTGTTGGACGAGATGCGCGATTACGCCAACCCCATCGCCCAGACCCGTATCCTGCGCATGCACGGACGCAAGGAGATAACCCTGAAAAAGCTGCACCTGGACCCACGCTGGCGCAAGGCGGTGCAGATCGCCGATGACGCCCTTTTGGCCAACGCCAATCCCCAACTGGATTTATAA
- a CDS encoding hypoxanthine-guanine phosphoribosyltransferase, giving the protein MVFSPSQAREALSTADCLFTLQQVEEALDAMAQRISEKISKSDPLVLAVMNGGLIPAARLLSRFDFPLRQDYVHVTRYRENIRGQTLTWVRKPVAPMRGRTVLIIDDILDEGFTLDALVKACKDQGASSVQTALLCEKVHDRGCDFQGDFIALQVPDRYVFGYGMDYRGYLRNAPGIFAIAD; this is encoded by the coding sequence ATGGTATTTAGCCCCAGTCAGGCCCGCGAGGCCCTCAGCACCGCCGATTGTCTGTTCACCCTGCAACAGGTGGAAGAGGCCCTGGACGCCATGGCCCAGCGTATCAGCGAAAAGATCAGCAAGTCAGACCCCCTGGTGCTGGCGGTGATGAACGGCGGCCTGATCCCCGCCGCGCGCCTGCTCAGCCGGTTTGATTTCCCCTTGCGCCAGGACTATGTCCACGTCACCCGTTACCGCGAGAACATTCGCGGACAGACCCTGACCTGGGTGCGCAAACCGGTGGCACCCATGCGCGGCCGCACGGTATTGATCATTGACGACATCCTCGACGAGGGCTTCACCCTTGATGCCCTGGTCAAGGCCTGCAAGGATCAGGGGGCCTCCTCGGTGCAGACGGCCTTGCTGTGCGAGAAGGTGCATGATCGCGGCTGTGACTTCCAGGGGGATTTCATCGCCCTGCAGGTGCCTGATCGCTACGTCTTCGGCTACGGCATGGACTACAGGGGCTATCTGCGCAACGCGCCGGGCATCTTCGCCATTGCCGACTGA
- a CDS encoding peroxiredoxin C has translation MGVLVGRAAPDFTAAAVLGDGRIVEDFNLSKHITGKYAVIFFYPLDFTFVCPSELIAFDHRLEEFDKRNTAVIGISIDSQYAHNAWRNTPVNAGGVGPLRYPLVADVTHNICRAYDVETPNGAVAFRGSFLIDTQGIVRHQLVNDLPLGRNVDEMLRMVDALQFTEEHGDEVCPAGWSKGDSGMNATLDGVATYLAQHADKL, from the coding sequence ATGGGCGTACTGGTAGGTAGAGCAGCACCGGATTTCACCGCAGCCGCCGTGCTTGGCGATGGCCGCATCGTGGAAGACTTCAATCTGAGCAAGCACATCACCGGCAAATATGCCGTCATCTTCTTCTACCCGCTGGACTTCACCTTCGTCTGTCCCTCGGAACTGATCGCCTTTGATCACCGGCTGGAGGAGTTCGACAAGCGCAATACCGCCGTTATCGGCATCTCCATCGACTCCCAGTACGCCCACAATGCCTGGCGCAACACCCCGGTAAACGCCGGCGGGGTAGGGCCGCTGCGCTATCCCCTGGTGGCCGATGTCACCCACAACATCTGTCGCGCCTATGACGTGGAGACGCCCAACGGTGCCGTCGCCTTCCGTGGCTCCTTCCTCATCGACACCCAGGGCATAGTGCGCCACCAACTGGTCAACGACCTGCCCCTGGGGCGCAACGTGGATGAAATGCTGCGCATGGTGGACGCCCTGCAATTCACCGAAGAACACGGCGACGAGGTCTGCCCGGCCGGCTGGAGCAAGGGCGATAGCGGCATGAACGCTACCCTGGATGGCGTGGCCACCTACCTGGCCCAGCACGCCGATAAGCTCTGA
- a CDS encoding S-methyl-5'-thioinosine phosphorylase: protein MLGIIGGSGLDRMPGLSLHQEIHCDTPFGAPSGPLLKGERAGRSLLFLPRHGAEHRIPPHKINYRANIWALSQQGVDRLVGMAAVGGINRAMPPGSLVIPDQIIDYTYGREQTFFDGEFQPVEHLEFAQPYCPRLRQQLLQAARQADQNVINGGCYAAVQGPRLETAAEISRLARDGADLVGMTAMPEAALARELGLSYANCALVANWAAGLEAEPISMAQIERQLAASMEQALQLLMQLD, encoded by the coding sequence ATGCTGGGTATCATCGGCGGCAGTGGCCTGGACCGGATGCCAGGCCTGAGTCTGCACCAGGAGATCCACTGCGACACCCCGTTTGGTGCCCCATCCGGGCCGCTGCTCAAGGGCGAGCGGGCAGGGCGCTCCTTGCTGTTTCTGCCCCGGCACGGTGCCGAGCACCGTATCCCGCCGCACAAAATCAACTACCGGGCCAACATCTGGGCCCTCAGCCAGCAGGGCGTAGATCGACTGGTGGGCATGGCCGCCGTGGGTGGCATCAACCGCGCCATGCCCCCCGGCAGCCTGGTCATCCCCGACCAGATCATCGATTACACCTACGGCCGAGAACAGACCTTTTTTGACGGCGAGTTCCAACCGGTCGAGCACCTGGAGTTTGCCCAGCCCTACTGCCCCAGGCTTCGCCAGCAACTGCTACAGGCGGCACGGCAAGCCGATCAAAATGTCATCAATGGCGGCTGTTACGCCGCCGTGCAAGGCCCGCGACTGGAGACCGCCGCCGAGATCAGTCGGCTGGCCCGGGATGGTGCCGACCTCGTGGGCATGACCGCCATGCCCGAGGCGGCCCTGGCCCGCGAACTGGGCCTGAGCTACGCCAATTGCGCCTTGGTGGCCAACTGGGCTGCGGGCCTGGAGGCCGAACCCATCAGCATGGCCCAGATCGAACGGCAACTGGCCGCCAGCATGGAGCAGGCCCTGCAACTGCTCATGCAGTTGGATTAG
- a CDS encoding FAD-dependent oxidoreductase, protein MNRISIVGAGFAALTAAARLRRTDPSVEISLIAPKPEFVYLPGIIWIPSGKRKAEDLRIDLRHFLGKHRINYHQASAIGLEQGGRLLLTDQGEVENDALLIASGGRFIKKLPGIEHAITPCEGIAAAEQIRDRLAQMDGGHIAMGFAGNPNEPAAMRGGPMFEFLFGTDSMLRQQGRRERFNIHFFSPAPKPGNRLGPKAVNGLLREMAKRGIQTHLGHKLKQFTNHAVITEGETFPADLILFMPGMTGNAWFDNTQLPRSPGGLLQADAQCRVSGWSRVYVAGDSGSFPGPDWMPKQAHMADLQAKAAADNMLAELAGREPSQGFKIELLCIVDSHDKGMLVARTTKHNLVLPANPVFHWLKRGFEWWYLRQFR, encoded by the coding sequence ATGAATCGAATCAGTATTGTTGGTGCCGGCTTTGCCGCCCTTACCGCCGCTGCCCGGCTGCGCCGGACCGACCCATCGGTCGAGATCAGCCTGATCGCGCCCAAACCGGAGTTTGTCTATCTGCCGGGGATCATCTGGATCCCCAGCGGCAAGCGCAAGGCTGAGGATCTGCGCATCGATCTGCGCCATTTCCTTGGCAAGCACCGGATCAACTACCATCAGGCCAGCGCCATCGGCCTGGAGCAGGGCGGTCGCCTGCTGCTCACTGACCAGGGCGAGGTGGAAAATGATGCCCTGCTGATCGCCAGCGGCGGTCGTTTTATCAAGAAACTGCCCGGCATTGAGCACGCCATTACCCCCTGTGAGGGCATAGCCGCAGCTGAGCAGATCCGTGATCGTCTGGCGCAGATGGATGGCGGCCATATCGCCATGGGCTTTGCCGGTAACCCCAACGAGCCTGCGGCCATGCGCGGCGGACCCATGTTTGAGTTCCTGTTCGGCACCGACAGTATGCTGCGCCAGCAGGGTCGGCGCGAGCGCTTCAACATTCACTTCTTCAGCCCCGCGCCCAAGCCTGGCAACCGACTCGGCCCCAAGGCGGTCAACGGCCTGCTCAGGGAGATGGCCAAACGCGGTATCCAGACCCACCTGGGTCACAAGCTCAAGCAGTTCACTAACCATGCCGTGATTACCGAGGGGGAGACCTTTCCGGCCGATCTGATCCTTTTCATGCCCGGTATGACCGGCAATGCGTGGTTCGACAATACCCAGCTGCCGCGCTCTCCGGGCGGTCTCTTGCAGGCCGATGCCCAGTGCCGCGTATCGGGCTGGTCGCGGGTCTATGTGGCAGGGGACTCCGGCAGCTTTCCCGGCCCTGACTGGATGCCCAAGCAGGCGCACATGGCCGACCTGCAGGCCAAGGCGGCGGCGGACAATATGCTCGCCGAGCTGGCCGGACGCGAACCCAGCCAGGGCTTCAAGATCGAGCTTTTGTGCATTGTCGATAGCCACGACAAGGGCATGCTGGTGGCGCGCACCACCAAGCATAACCTGGTGCTACCGGCCAACCCGGTCTTTCACTGGCTCAAGCGCGGCTTTGAGTGGTGGTATCTGCGTCAGTTTCGCTGA
- the htpX gene encoding protease HtpX has translation MRILLFLATNAAILVLISLTFRLLGIDGLLEQSGGMDMQALLVMSAVIGFGGAFISLFLSKWMAKRSMGVRLIEHPASAEEHWLLETVRQQAQRAGIQMPEVGIFDSPDPNAFATGWNRNAALVAVSTGLLRGMNRDEVEAVLGHEVSHVANGDMVTLTLIQGVVNTFVVFLARLFGHFVDRVVLKNENGHGIGYFVATIVAELVLAVLASVIVMWFSRRREFRADIGGAELAGRQKMIAALQRLQAAHEPQALPDEMAAFGISGNRSQGWKRLFMSHPPLDERIRALQQAG, from the coding sequence ATGCGCATCCTTCTCTTTCTGGCCACCAACGCGGCCATTCTGGTTCTGATCAGTCTGACCTTCCGCCTGCTCGGCATAGATGGCCTGCTGGAGCAGAGCGGCGGCATGGACATGCAGGCCCTGCTGGTGATGTCGGCGGTGATCGGCTTTGGCGGTGCCTTCATCTCCTTGTTCTTATCCAAATGGATGGCCAAGCGCAGCATGGGGGTGCGGCTGATCGAGCACCCCGCCAGCGCCGAGGAGCACTGGCTGCTGGAGACCGTGCGCCAGCAGGCGCAGCGGGCCGGTATCCAGATGCCCGAGGTGGGGATTTTCGACTCCCCCGACCCCAACGCCTTCGCCACGGGTTGGAACCGCAATGCCGCCCTGGTGGCGGTGAGCACCGGCCTGCTGCGTGGCATGAATCGGGATGAGGTGGAGGCCGTGCTCGGCCATGAGGTGAGTCACGTCGCCAATGGTGATATGGTGACCCTGACCCTGATCCAGGGCGTGGTGAATACCTTTGTGGTCTTCCTCGCCCGCCTGTTCGGTCACTTCGTCGATCGGGTGGTGTTGAAAAACGAAAACGGCCACGGTATTGGCTATTTTGTCGCCACTATTGTTGCCGAACTGGTGCTGGCCGTGCTGGCCAGTGTCATCGTCATGTGGTTCTCCCGGCGGCGCGAGTTCCGTGCCGATATCGGCGGCGCGGAGCTGGCCGGTCGGCAGAAGATGATCGCCGCCCTGCAGCGCCTGCAGGCGGCCCACGAGCCCCAGGCCCTGCCCGATGAAATGGCCGCCTTTGGTATCTCGGGTAACCGTTCCCAGGGCTGGAAACGGCTGTTTATGAGCCACCCGCCGCTGGATGAGCGTATCCGCGCCCTGCAGCAGGCCGGATAA
- a CDS encoding amphi-Trp domain-containing protein yields MQHEKRSFRHESLHDAEGIQAILQALGRGLEKNRLSFSDEEGEIHLDPNGLLNLKLTASKEEGRQRLNLRISWQVEDQAKTKKNLKIK; encoded by the coding sequence ATGCAACATGAAAAACGCAGCTTTCGGCACGAATCCCTGCACGATGCCGAGGGCATCCAGGCCATCCTGCAGGCCCTGGGCCGGGGGCTGGAGAAGAATCGCCTGAGCTTTTCCGACGAGGAGGGCGAGATCCATCTCGACCCCAATGGCCTGCTCAACCTGAAACTGACCGCCAGCAAGGAGGAAGGCCGTCAGCGCCTCAACCTGCGCATCAGCTGGCAGGTTGAGGACCAGGCAAAGACCAAGAAAAACCTGAAGATCAAATGA